From one Flavobacterium sp. N502536 genomic stretch:
- a CDS encoding glutamine--tRNA ligase/YqeY domain fusion protein has product MASEEKSLNFIEQIIEEDLKSGLSKTKLHFRFPPEPNGYLHIGHASSIALNFGLGIDYQSPVNLRFDDTNPEKEEQEFVDAIKKDVEWLGYSWSEERYASDYFQQLYDWAVLLIKKDKAYVDSQSSEDMAIQKGTPSTTGTDSPYRNRSVEENLDLFERMKNGEFEAGTHILRAKIDMKSTNMLMRDPIMYRILHKHHHRTGDGWKIYPMYDWAHGQSDYLEGISHSFCTLEFLPHRELYDWFLDQILEENKLRPKQREFARRNLSHTVVSKRKLQQLVKEKHVNGWDDPRMSTISGLRRRGYTAASLRNFANTIGIAKRDNLISVSVLEFCIREDLNKIAPRVMAVLDPVKLVITNYPEGKEEWLEAENNQEDENAGFRKVPFSRELYIEREDFLEEAPAKFFRLTLGKEVRLKNAYIIKGESVIKDSDGNITEIHVTYDTDSLSGSGTEASQRKVSGTLHWVSIQHAVQAEVRMYDRLFTDEAPDSYKEKNFLDFVNPNSLETITGFVEPSLATAQNEDKFQFQRLGYFTVDKDSTPSKLVFNKTVGLKDAWEEKGKKEENSINNSLKDINKYFKVETKAERIAIESAIGESIKNVSSFSLLQNSLKKNINNNKGSLLFAQFILKYSSLKSVDFEEEDIKKLYNMSLRSESTYVRSKALLNLRDLENESLRNQFEEEILKLHLNPPKNASEREIEILTEMIKK; this is encoded by the coding sequence ATGGCATCAGAAGAGAAATCACTCAATTTTATTGAACAAATCATAGAAGAAGATTTAAAATCAGGTCTTTCTAAAACTAAACTTCATTTTCGTTTTCCACCAGAACCAAACGGTTATTTGCACATTGGACATGCGAGTTCTATTGCATTAAATTTTGGTTTGGGAATTGATTATCAGTCACCTGTAAATTTACGTTTTGACGATACAAATCCCGAGAAAGAAGAGCAGGAGTTTGTTGATGCTATTAAAAAAGATGTGGAGTGGTTAGGATATAGCTGGTCAGAAGAACGTTATGCTTCAGATTATTTTCAGCAACTATACGATTGGGCTGTTTTATTGATTAAAAAAGATAAAGCCTATGTAGACAGCCAGTCTTCAGAAGATATGGCCATTCAAAAAGGAACTCCATCCACTACAGGAACGGATAGCCCGTACAGAAATCGTTCGGTTGAAGAGAACCTGGATTTGTTTGAAAGAATGAAAAACGGTGAATTTGAGGCAGGTACGCATATACTTCGTGCTAAAATTGACATGAAATCGACTAATATGCTCATGCGTGATCCTATCATGTACAGAATTTTGCACAAACATCACCATAGAACCGGTGATGGTTGGAAAATTTATCCAATGTACGATTGGGCTCATGGACAAAGCGATTATTTAGAAGGTATTTCACACTCATTTTGTACACTTGAATTCTTGCCACATCGTGAATTATACGACTGGTTTTTAGATCAGATTTTAGAAGAAAATAAACTACGTCCGAAGCAAAGAGAATTTGCAAGACGTAATCTATCACATACGGTTGTAAGTAAAAGAAAATTACAGCAACTGGTTAAGGAAAAGCATGTTAACGGTTGGGATGATCCAAGAATGTCAACTATTTCGGGATTAAGAAGACGTGGTTATACAGCTGCTTCATTGCGTAATTTTGCTAATACAATTGGTATTGCAAAACGTGATAATTTGATTAGTGTATCTGTTTTAGAGTTCTGTATCCGCGAAGATTTAAACAAGATTGCACCTCGTGTTATGGCGGTTTTAGACCCTGTAAAATTGGTAATTACGAATTATCCTGAAGGAAAAGAAGAGTGGTTAGAAGCCGAGAACAATCAGGAAGATGAGAATGCCGGTTTCAGAAAAGTACCTTTTTCAAGAGAATTATATATCGAAAGAGAAGACTTTTTAGAAGAAGCTCCGGCTAAATTTTTCCGTTTGACTTTAGGTAAAGAAGTACGTCTTAAGAATGCTTATATCATTAAAGGAGAAAGTGTTATAAAAGATTCTGATGGAAATATTACGGAAATTCATGTAACTTATGATACCGATTCTTTAAGCGGAAGCGGTACCGAAGCAAGTCAACGAAAAGTATCAGGAACCTTACATTGGGTTTCTATTCAGCATGCTGTTCAAGCCGAAGTTCGTATGTACGATCGTTTGTTTACAGACGAAGCTCCAGACAGTTATAAAGAGAAAAATTTCTTAGATTTTGTCAATCCAAATTCATTAGAAACTATTACCGGATTTGTTGAACCAAGCCTGGCAACAGCTCAAAATGAAGATAAATTTCAGTTTCAGCGTTTGGGTTATTTTACTGTTGATAAAGATTCAACTCCTTCAAAATTAGTATTTAACAAAACAGTTGGACTAAAAGATGCCTGGGAAGAAAAGGGTAAAAAAGAAGAAAACAGTATCAATAATTCTTTGAAAGATATTAATAAATATTTTAAAGTTGAGACAAAAGCTGAGCGTATTGCGATTGAAAGTGCAATAGGGGAGAGCATCAAAAATGTTTCTAGTTTTTCTTTATTACAAAATTCTTTAAAGAAGAATATCAACAATAATAAGGGTTCACTGTTGTTTGCTCAGTTTATTTTGAAATATTCAAGTCTGAAATCTGTTGATTTTGAAGAAGAGGATATTAAAAAATTATACAACATGTCACTTCGTAGCGAATCGACTTATGTGAGATCTAAAGCACTTTTGAATTTAAGAGATTTAGAAAATGAAAGTTTGAGAAATCAGTTTGAGGAAGAAATTTTAAAATTACATTTAAATCCGCCGAAAAATGCTTCGGAGAGAGAAATTGAAATTCTTACCGAGATGATTAAAAAATAA
- the folB gene encoding dihydroneopterin aldolase has product MGVIKLKNIRTFSYHGCLIEEGKIGSDYTVDLKIKTNLQKSAETDHLLDTVDYVHLNKIVTEEMAIRSHLLEHVAKRINIRVLSEIEMIEKTTVWVSKINPPIGGDVETVTIKMTEIRK; this is encoded by the coding sequence ATGGGAGTTATAAAATTAAAAAACATTCGTACTTTTTCATACCACGGATGTTTGATTGAAGAAGGAAAAATTGGATCTGATTATACTGTCGATCTAAAAATTAAGACCAATTTACAAAAATCAGCAGAAACAGATCATTTATTAGACACTGTTGATTATGTACATTTGAACAAAATTGTAACCGAAGAAATGGCAATTCGGTCTCATTTATTAGAGCATGTTGCTAAAAGAATCAATATTCGTGTGCTTTCGGAGATAGAAATGATAGAAAAAACGACTGTTTGGGTTTCTAAAATAAATCCTCCTATTGGTGGTGATGTTGAAACAGTTACTATAAAAATGACGGAAATCAGAAAATAA